From a single Plutella xylostella chromosome 5, ilPluXylo3.1, whole genome shotgun sequence genomic region:
- the LOC105389469 gene encoding protein mono-ADP-ribosyltransferase PARP16 yields the protein MDGEPDYMSDTGTNCNLHTTSETYPENLNKLETLEKKAVHLRLVLEKDFKAADMKWSLFVAAAFSFRYESCLKPFPPGYWKNGIKDMDELLSTITDVPALDLLLRQLDNLDDLKSYAEIIDLLFYVLVRLKEPIIKTVPIESHGNVLLHVNSTVPAAKPQYVFQVVSSNKSTAEVKWRELAKNHNVFYAFHGNRLENFYSMLHCGIQQKPMCSTGGGMFLSPELSASLPHSAGGFGWGASCLGGHLACVALCEILDVPEGINYQRPVTNQGDGGYDDSRSVDRKSNADEAIYKQLPNYYVTNAELVRVRYLLIYAKPLASSRLPTGHNKKDGGIRKWFARHKLFSILFGYGLMLATIGLANNQPLHYYFKMFMKKLELAYSNVKVS from the exons ATGGATGGGGAGCCCGATTATATGTCGGATACCGGCACTAACTGCAACCTTCACACTACATCAGAAACTTATCCAGAGAATCTTAACAAGCTGGAAACATTAGAGAAGAAAGCTGTTCATCTTAG ATTAGTATTGGAAAAGGATTTCAAGGCAGCTGATATGAAATGGAGTTTATTCGTGGCCGCAGCATTTAGTTTCAGATATGAAAGCTGCTTGAAGCCGTTTCCACCAGGGTACTGGAAAAATGGTATCAAGGATATGGATGAACTG CTTAGTACTATAACCGACGTGCCGGCACTTGATTTACTTCTGCGTCAACTGGATAATCTAGATGATTTGAAAAGCTACGCCGAAATTATAGACCTCCTGTTTTATGTCCTAGTCAGGTTGAAAGAACCCATCATAAAGACAGTTCCAATAGAATCG CATGGAAACGTGTTATTGCACGTGAACTCTACTGTGCCCGCAGCCAAGCCTCAGTATGTTTTCCAAGTGGTCAGCTCAAATAAATCAACAGCGGAAGTGAAATGGAGGGAATTGGCAAAAAACCACAACGTATTTTATGCTTTTCATGGAAATCGTCTCGAAAATTTCTATAGCATGTTACATTGCGGCATTCAACAAAAG CCGATGTGCAGCACGGGCGGCGGAATGTTTCTGTCCCCGGAGCTGAGCGCGTCGCTGCCCCACAGCGCCGGGGGCTTCGGCTGGGGCGCCAGCTGCCTGGGCGGCCACCTGGCCTGCGTCGCGCTCTGCGAGATCCTCGACGTGCCGGAAGGCATCAACTATCAGCGCCCTGTCACCAATCAAG gTGATGGCGGCTACGACGACAGCAGAAGCGTTGATAGAAAATCAAATGCAGATGAAGCTATATATAAGCAGTTGCCGAATTACTACGTCACaaatgctgagctggtgcgaGTGCGGTATCTGCTCATTTATGCCAAGCCCCTTGCTTCCTCGAGGCTCCCCACTGGCCATAATAAGAAAG ACGGAGGAATACGGAAATGGTTTGCAAggcataaattattttcaattctaTTTGGATATGGACTAATGTTAGCGACAATTGGCCTAGCAAATAATCAGCCACtgcattattatttcaaaatgtttatgaAGAAATTAGAACTTGCTTACTCGAATGTTAAAGTgtcataa
- the LOC105389468 gene encoding acetylcholinesterase: protein MTFSVKIRADSKAVPVVVILYSESWSRAGVTSLPCEELAAEGVVVVTVAFRLHLLGFFTLRSKLARGNLALLDQYLALVWIRENIAAFGGDPAAITLMGHSAGADSVLQHLASPRSQGMFQRAILMSPRYIWRALDDNFHADLDMDVEKVSREMAREIGCRGEDEEIIQCLRDRPLTEIMKTYKNLNWSNVIEPIADNFLPESEQYMPKSLSTAMSASRQPTAQLDLLVGATDLEAITHYEEYDVLARRGSISIIDYATNKIIPELLRILSFPPTDAYETITEAVKWEFWGDTHSGVEKVDGFRYAEGLARARSSVEWGVGTALLAARLARRYSRLYVYRYSQPAGVDMRGRQLNFTGAAHGTDLVALLGDAMLLQLTRRRTTSDQQGISSLFRRYIINFVKYGSPATDNEWARYKAGDAHVQDIHDVINSCAAHETKRHVAFWTQYLPHLYNSLSDPERTEQFTSSSGEGRLRGGVFALCGVSLVLLVLLCACAVLLRWQRAQRPDHPYDNH from the exons ATGACCTTTTCAGTGAAGATT CGTGCAGATAGTAAAGCCGTTCCAGTGGTAGTGATATTGTACAGTGAGTCTTGGAGTCGCGCTGGAGTGACGAGCCTCCCGTGCGAGGAGCTGGCGGCCGAGGGCGTGGTGGTGGTGACCGTGGCCTTCCGCCTTCACTTGCTCGGCTTCTTCACCCTCAGGTCCAAGTTAGCACGAGGCAACCTCGCGCTGCTAGACCAGTACCTTGCTCTAGTATGGATTAGGGAAAACATAGCAGCGTTTGGCGGAGATCCTGCAGCAATAACACTCATGGGACATTCCGCTGGTGCCGACAGCGTGTTACAGCATCTCGCCTCACCACGTTCTCAGG GAATGTTTCAGAGAGCAATTTTAATGTCACCGCGATACATTTGGCGTGCCCTTGACGATAACTTCCATGCTGATTTGGATATGGATGTAGAAAAAGTTTCTCGTGAAATGGCTCGTGAAATTGGTTGCCGTGGAGAGGATGAAGAAATAATCCAGTGCTTGCGAGATCGACCCTTGACCGAGATAATGAAAACATACAAG AATTTAAATTGGAGTAATGTAATCGAACCGATAGCAGACAACTTTTTGCCGGAATCTGAACAATATATGCCAAAGTCTCTGTCGACTGCGATGTCAGCATCGAGGCAACCTACCGCGCAACTTGACCTACTTGTTGGCGCTACCGACCTTGAAGCAATTACCCATT ATGAAGAGTACGATGTGTTGGCTCGCCGAGGgtctataagtattatagattatgcaacaaacaaaataataccaGAATTACTTCGTATATTGTCGTTCCCACCGACTGATGCCTATGAAACT ATTACAGAAGCAGTAAAATGGGAGTTTTGGGGAGACACACATTCAGGTGTTGAGAAAGTGGATGGTTTCCGCTATGCCGAAGGTTTGGCTCGAGCGCGCTCGTCTGTGGAGTGGGGCGTGGGCACCGCGCTGCTGGCGGCCCGGCTCGCGAGGCGCTACTCGCGGCTCTACGTGTACCGGTACTCGCAGCCGGCTGGAGTAGACATGCGGGGGCGACAGCTCAACTTCACCG GAGCAGCACATGGTACGGATTTGGTTGCTTTACTCGGAGATGCGATGTTGCTTCAATTGACTCGGAGACGGACGACATCTGACCAGCAAGGAATATCGTCCTTATTTCGCcgatacataataaatttcGTAAAATACGG GTCACCAGCTACTGATAACGAGTGGGCCCGCTACAAGGCCGGTGATGCACATGTCCAAGATATACACGATGTGATCAACTCCTGTGCAGCTCATGAAACTAAACGTCACGTTGCGTTTTGGACACAATACCTTCCTCATTTGTACAATTCACTGTCAGACCCAGAACGAACTGAACAATTTACGTCATCATCAG GTGAAGGCCGACTCCGCGGCGGCGTGTTCGCGCTGTGCGGCGTCTCGCTGGTGCTGCTGGTGCTGCTGTGCGCGTGCGCAGTACTGCTTCGGTGGCAGCGCGCACAACGACCCGACCACCCTTATGATAACCATTAG
- the LOC105389467 gene encoding glycylpeptide N-tetradecanoyltransferase 2, with product MEDNKASQSNDFQQNSEQDKQQKKKKDKKKRLGGDGDHGAAAGNAVSVQLQFPNSNDIQQNISLKDLKMAMEALNLQQKPAKTTEEALHKSYQFWSTQPVPKLDEKIVANEPIEPPKTPEEIRAEPYTLPGEFQWDTLNLNEPLVLKELYTLLNENYVEDDDCMFRFDYQTEFLKWALQPPGWRMEWHCGVRVAKSGRLVGFISAVPAELRIYDHVQTVVEINFLCVHKKLRAKRVAPVLIREITRRVNLTGIFQGVYTAGIVLPKPVATCRYWHRSLNPKKLIDIKFSHLSRHMTMQRTLKLYKLPDLPKTPGFRKMEPQDSEKVVKLLNDYLKKFDLAPVFSEEEFKHWFLPQAGIIDGFVVEASDGSITDFVSYYTLPSTVVYHPVHKTLKAAYSFYNVSTKTPWTELMQDALITAKNSGFDVFNALDLMENKEFLERLKFGIGDGNLQYYLYNWRCPSMPASKVGLVLQ from the coding sequence ATGGAAGACAATAAAGCATCACAGTCAAATGACTTTCAACAAAATAGTGAGCAAGATAAAcaacaaaagaagaaaaaagatAAGAAAAAACGCCTAGGTGGTGATGGGGATCACGGCGCAGCGGCGGGCAATGCAGTGTCGGTTCAGCTGCAGTTTCCTAATTCCAACGATATTCAACAAAATATATCTTTGAAAGACCTTAAAATGGCTATGGAAGCACTTAACCTCCAACAGAAGCCTGCTAAAACTACAGAGGAAGCTTTGCATAAGTCTTATCAGTTTTGGTCCACCCAGCCCGTGCCGAAACTTGATGAGAAAATTGTGGCTAACGAGCCGATTGAACCGCCTAAAACCCCTGAGGAAATTAGAGCTGAGCCTTACACGCTTCCTGGAGAATTCCAGTGggatacattaaatttaaatgagcCGTTAGTATTGAAGGAACTCTATACACTCCTGAATGAAAATTATGTGGAAGATGATGACTGCATGTTTCGATTTGATTACCAAACTGAGTTTCTGAAGTGGGCATTGCAGCCTCCAGGCTGGAGAATGGAGTGGCATTGTGGTGTGAGAGTTGCCAAGTCTGGTAGATTAGTTGGCTTTATATCGGCTGTACCAGCGGAGTTGAGGATTTATGATCATGTTCAGACTGTGGTGGAGATTAACTTCCTCTGTGTTCATAAAAAACTGAGAGCTAAGAGAGTAGCCCCAGTTCTTATCAGGGAAATAACACGAAGAGTAAACTTGACGGGTATCTTTCAAGGAGTTTATACGGCTGGTATTGTTTTACCCAAGCCGGTGGCTACTTGCCGTTACTGGCATAGATCTCTAAATCCCAAGAAACTGATTGatataaaattcagtcacctaTCTAGACACATGACGATGCAAAGAACTCTGAAGCTCTACAAACTCCCTGACTTACCAAAAACTCCTGGCTTTCGTAAAATGGAGCCGCAAGACTCTGAGAAAGTTGTAAAACTACTGAATGATTACTTGAAGAAGTTTGACCTTGCCCCAGTGTTTTCAGAAGAAGAGTTTAAGCATTGGTTTTTACCACAGGCTGGCATAATTGATGGTTTTGTAGTTGAAGCATCTGATGGTTCTATAACAGACTTTGTCAGTTATTACACCCTCCCCTCTACAGTTGTTTATCATCCTGTGCATAAAACTCTCAAAGCAGCATATTCATTCTACAATGTGTCCACCAAGACCCCTTGGACAGAACTCATGCAGGATGCATTGATCACAGCAAAAAATTCAGGATTTGATGTTTTCAATGCTCTGGACCTAATggaaaataaagaatttttagAGCGATTGAAGTTTGGCATTGGTGATGGCAATTTACAGTACTATTTGTACAACTGGAGATGCCCAAGCATGCCCGCTAGTAAAGTTGGCTTAGTCCTGCAATAA
- the LOC105389465 gene encoding splicing factor 3B subunit 6, producing MALALQRRANVRLPPEVNRVLYIRNLPYKISAEEMYDIFGKYGAIRQIRVGNTPETRGTAFVVYEDIFDAKNACDHLSGFNVCNRYLVVLYYRSNKAFKGMDIDKKQEELDTLKKKYGISSEDLRK from the exons ATGGCTTTAGCACTTCAGAGGAGAGCAAAC gtTCGTCTTCCTCCTGAAGTCAACAGAGTGTTGTATATCCGAAACCTGCCTTATAAAATATCAGCAGAAGAAATGTATGATATATTTGGAAAGTATGGAGCTATTCGTCAAATTAGAGT TGGCAACACTCCTGAAACGAGGGGAACAGCATTTGTAGTGTATGAAGACATTTTTGATGCAAAAAATGCATGTGATCACCTATCAGGTTTCAATGTATGTAACAGATACTTAGTTGTTCTCTACTATAGATCTAACAAGGCATTCAAGGGTATGGACATTGATAAAAAACAAGAAGAATTGGATACTTTGAAGAAGAAGTATGGAATTTCATCTGAAGACCTAAGAAAATAG
- the LOC105389476 gene encoding tudor domain-containing protein 7A codes for MGDKEQVISALRATLISVKGALTIKQCNRDFKELQGEWIPFKRLGYPSLEKLFQDVPGFKVKEINGEWYVDAIASQETQHIATMVAKQKSSKKTGPKLNYPSRFPKRQDSWRTPAALSGNYKSNYNNQYSNQYYRAKGPPPRTYGYNSNPSFNKYNKYSKPNETRNTNQYSKQVISRTVSDHSEVSHNNTAKNNSTTTAKKDTPPPPEQVKQPTKIEVEPAPKPTKVSASQRLSNLRDRLNTVDLIPLQLPSMTNECTENSGPVSTVAPAHSLEPPPDSTSSVEKLEWTCQKLGLPQPVFKVLDIRPKRGPVSYDCSVKVGNQYKATSYPDSAPSEEIAKEVAAVKLLASIESSQMGGLPTSSDSKALASLADLVAEHEAGLWASTVAHLYREKYGENLPNNWQELVENCPRIIKDRVVNGLLVLLPNNESPVAPSPADTTVLDESIDSDLPPLQFPDDNYWNVFVTVANSTLEIWLRIIGVQYSDAFEALLADMGRHYDRYGTSVEKSMLINNAWYAVNLEDGGWQRAKILEIEEDRATVFLGDHGDDDVVSLDKIKILEPQFRKLPAQAILCRLEGAEELAASSQAGELVRARLQGEVLVAAPGPRDDPAEPAVSVVLYDTSTARDLNLNKEIIHDFCISGAFSITQKACEVRVGCVTEEGRVWVSRAGGAALVRAALALLTAPGPYRRPLPASPPAPPPPPPAAPAPLYIVRTIDGDWVRCTMISGLDGEGTVRTLLVDSGLVLRAPLSSLVPLHAFSPALNAYPHQAIQVRLGAAERAASGMVTRLRELLLTSGVLCRALPAPLGAPAGPPHAELFVRTGPQNILASVNNAILMEYEYLQTAKPKESNDEDTSKHVEALHRKKERIFRSSGEDALRQPHAAPAPPLPPPPLPPPGKCFDVYIAMAANPWNFVVQPNSTRHALRDMMASLQTECPKLPEADAPPSPASGELYVGYYDKDNSWYRVIIAGTVSSEMVSVYFCDYGDLALLGSASLRPVPASVPLARSLPPQAIKARLYDVWPLHQDWTVEDCIRFQELCVEQQFVGICKDVGRDPLNLSEPLITLDLIDTSTDEDVYLNKALVAEGRARLGAQPQ; via the exons ATGGGTGATAAAGAGCAAGTAATCTCGGCACTAAGGGCTACCCTCATATCGGTTAAAGGTGCCCTCACTATCAAACAATGTAACC GTGATTTTAAAGAACTGCAAGGGGAATGGATACCTTTCAAAAGGCTAGGATATCCTTCACTAGAAAAGCTATTTCAAGATGTCCCTGGATTCAAagtgaaagaaataaatgGCGAATGGTATGTGGATGCTATTGCAAGTCAAGAGACGCAACACATTGCTACTATGGTGGCTAAGCAAAAATCCAGCAAAAAGACCGGCCCAAAGTTAAATTATCCT AGCCGATTTCCTAAAAGACAAGATTCTTGGAGAACCCCTGCAGCATTATCTGGCAATTACAAATCAAACTATAATAACCAGTATTCCAACCAGTACTACCGAGCAAAGGGTCCTCCGCCCCGCACATATGGCTACAACAGTAACCCGTCCTTTAACAAG TATAACAAATACAGCAAACCGAACGAAACAAGAAATACGAACCAATATTCGAAACAAGTCATCAGTAGAACAGTATCGGATCATTCTGAAGTATCTCATAATAACACTGCTAAAAATAATTCAACAACAACAGCCAAGAAGGACACTCCACCTCCTCCAGAACag gttaaaCAACCTACTAAAATTGAAGTGGAACCTGCTCCTAAACCAACTAAAGTTTCAGCATCTCAGAGACTCTCAAATTTACGAGACCGTCTGAACACAGTGGACCTCATACCTCTTCAATTACCATCTATGACTAATGAATGCACA GAGAATAGTGGACCGGTATCAACTGTAGCTCCCGCTCATAGTTTGGAACCTCCCCCGGACTCCACATCCTCTGTGGAAAAACTGGAATGGACTTGTCAGAAGCTTGGACTGCCTCAACCCGTCTTTAAAGTGCTTGACATTAGGCCAAAGCGTGGACCAGTTAGCTATGATTGCTCAGTTAAA GTAGGTAATCAATACAAGGCCACTTCCTACCCTGACTCTGCGCCGTCCGAAGAAATAGCTAAGGAAGTGGCGGCAGTGAAGCTGCTGGCTTCTATAGAGAGTTCCCAAATGGGGGGGCTCCCGACGTCTTCCGACAGCAAGGCGCTGGCGAGCCTGGCCGACCTGGTGGCGGAGCACGAGGCGGGGCTGTGGGCCAGCACCGTCGCGCATCTCTACAG agAAAAGTATGGTGAAAACCTACCAAATAACTGGCAAGAGCTAGTGGAAAACTGTCCTCGTATAATAAAAGACAGAGTTGTTAACGGTCTTTTAGTACTTCTACCAAATAACGAG AGCCCGGTAGCGCCGTCGCCCGCGGACACCACCGTGTTGGACGAGTCCATCGACAGCGACCTGCCGCCGCTGCAGTTCCCCGATGACAACTACTGGAACGTGTTCGTCACTGTCGCCAACTCCACCCTGGAAATATGGCTAAGGATAATCGGAGTTCAATATAGt GACGCATTTGAGGCCCTCCTGGCTGATATGGGCAGACATTACGATCGATATGGTACATCTGTCGAAAAGTCCATGTTAATCAATAATGCATG GTATGCCGTAAACTTAGAAGATGGAGGATGGCAAAGAGCTAAAATTCTAGAAATTGAAGAAGACAGGGCGACCGTCTTCCTCGGCGACCATGGCGACGACGACGTGGTCTCACTTGATAAAATTAAGATCTTGGAGCCGCAATTCAGAAAACTTCCGGCGCAG gcGATCCTGTGCCGTCTGGAGGGCGCGGAGGAGCTGGCGGCGAGCAGCCAGGCGGGCGAGCTGGTGCGGGCGCGCCTTCAGGGCGAAGTGCTGGTGGCGGCGCCCGGCCCGCGCGACGACCCGGCCGAGCCCGCCGTGTCCGTCGTGCTCTATGATACCTCTACTGCCAGAGATCTAAACTTGAATAAGGAGATCATACATGATTTTTGCATTTCCGGCGCCTTTTCTATTACTCAG AAGGCGTGCGAAGTCCGCGTGGGCTGCGTGACGGAGGAGGGGCGCGTGTGGGTGTcgcgcgcgggcggcgcggcgctggtGCGGGCGGCGCTGGCGCTGCTCACGGCGCCCGGCCCCTACCGCCGCCCCCTGCCCGCctcgccgcccgcgccgccgccgccgccgcccgccgcgcccgcgccgctctACATAGTGCGGACTATTGATGGAGACTG GGTCCGGTGCACGATGATCTCGGGGCTGGACGGCGAGGGCACGGTGCGCACGCTGCTGGTGGACAGCGGGCTGGTGCTGCGCGCGCCGCTCTCCTCGCTCGTGCCGCTGCACGCCTTCTCGCCCGCGCTCAACGCGTACCCGCAccag GCGATCCAAGTCCGTCTGGGCGCGGCGGAGCGAGCCGCCAGCGGCATGGTGACGCGGCTGCGCGAGCTGCTGCTCACGTCGGGCGTGCTGTGCCGCGCGCTCCCCGCGCCCCTCGGCGCCCCCGCCGGGCCCCCGCACGCCGAGCTGTTCGTGCGCACCGGCCCGCAGAACATACTCGCCTCCGTCAACAACGCAATACTGATGGAGTACGAGTACCTGCAGAC AGCGAAGCCCAAAGAGAGCAACGACGAGGACACGAGCAAGCACGTGGAGGCGCTGCACCGCAAGAAGGAGCGCATCTTCCGCAGCAGCGGGGAGGACGCGCTGCGCCAGCCgcacgccgcgcccgcgccgccgctgccgccgccgccgctgccgccgccggggAAGTGCTTCGACGTCTACATCGCGATGGCGGCTAATCCGTGGAACTTTGTT GTCCAGCCGAATAGTACTCGCCACGCGTTGCGAGACATGATGGCGTCGCTTCAGACGGAGTGCCCGAAGCTGCCCGAGGCCGACGCGCCGCCGTCGCCCGCCAGCGGGGAGCTGTACGTCGGATATTACGACAAAGACAACTCCTGGTATCG CGTCATAATAGCGGGCACGGTGTCGTCGGAGATGGTGTCGGTGTACTTCTGCGACTACGGCGACCTGGCGCTGCTGGGCTCGGCCTCGCTGCGGCCCGTGCCCGCCTCCGTGCCGCTGGCGCGCTCGCTGCCGCCGCAGGCCATCAAGGCCAGACTCTATG ACGTGTGGCCGCTGCACCAGGACTGGACGGTGGAGGACTGCATCCGGTTCCAGGAGCTGTGCGTGGAGCAGCAGTTCGTGGGCATCTGCAAGGACGTGGGCCGCGACCCGCTGAACCTCAGCGAGCCGCTCATCACGCTCGACCTCATCGACACGTCCACGGACGAGGACGTGTACCTCAACAAGGCGCTGGTGGCGGAGGGCCGCGCGCGCCTCGGCGCCCAGCCGCAGTGA